The Alkalihalophilus pseudofirmus nucleotide sequence TAGCTTTTTTGATCCTTGATTTCACTTCGGTTTGGTTAATATTAGTGGCTCTTCTCTTTTTGATAGGCTGGTTAAGGTTCAGCTATAAACAAATTAATGGAATCACAGGTGATACGATTGGCGCGGGAACAGAAGGGAGTGAAACATTTTTGTGGGCGGTACTGTTTGTGTTGTACTCATTCGGCATGGTTTAACCAGCTATAACAAGGAAAAAAGGTATTTAGGCCACACGAATCTATCCCTTCTTGAAAAAGAACGGTCGCGATTAGACTCCCTCAAGTCATGGTGTGAGAAGATGAAGCTGGATCAACTCTATTCCAGTGATTTAACCAGATGTATTGAGACGTCTTCTCTTTTATTTCCCGACGAAAACCCTGTCCTGATGTCTTCTCTAAGAGAGTATGACTTCGGGGATTGGGAAGGGAAGCAGTATAGAGATTTAGCTGATTTACCTCATTATCAGAACTGGATTGCGAATCCTCGAACCATTACTCCTCCTAATGGGGAGTGTTTTCAAGATTTTACGAATCGAATTGAACAAGGTTTTAATCAATTGTTAAACGACGCATCTAGGAATAAGCATTCTACTGTTGTGTGTGTGACGCATGGCGGTGTAATCAGGTATTTATTGAGTGAATATGCACCGAATTTAATGCCGTTTAATGAGTGGACTGCTGATATAGGAAAAGCATACAAGCTAACAGGAGATATCGTAGACGTTAGGAGGGGACAACGATTCAGTTTATTACAGGTAGTGCCTTCTGTGGTAAAAACAAATGGGTGAAAACGCAAATTTCCCATATCGAAGCGAGCGAATATTCAGAGATCACATGGTATAATGGATACACTAGCAATATAGCGGGTGAAGATATAATCCGAAGTGAAGGCATTTCTATTATCTTCGGGCTTGAACACGTGATTGAACAGGTTTTAGAGCAAGATGTAGATCATTCAAGAGGTCTGTTTAGACAATGGCTTCAAAGATTAATAGAATGGGAAAACAGCTCACATCAAAACAAGCTTTATCTTATTGGCTGTGATATCGGAAAAGGAATTGTGCCAATTGATAGCAGACATAGAAGTTTGAGAGATCTTGTTGGGTGGTGTTATCAGGATATTGTAGAAAGAGCAGATCGTGTTGATGTTATTTGGTATGGCATCAATCAGCGGCTAAAATAAGAGGAGGAAAACGGATGAAACTTTATACGAGAACTGGTGATGAAGGAAAAACAAGTGTGATTGGCGGCAGACTATTTAAGGATGATATAAGAGTTGAAGCATACGGTACAACGGATGAATTAAACAGTTTTATCGGCCAGGCTGTTACTCAGCTTGACCAAGAGCTTTTTGCTGATATAGTAGGAGAACTTGAAAAAATTCAGCATGAGCTATTTGATTGCGGCGGGGATCTTGCGATGGTGAAAGTAAGCGACGATCGACCATATAAAGCTAAGCAAGAGATTGTTGATTTTCTAGAAGAGAGAATTGATGAGTATATTAAAGAAGCCCCAGAGCTTGAAAGGTTCATTTTACCAGGAGGCTCACTTGCTGCAGCGACACTGCATATATGCAGAACAGTCACAAGAAGAGCCGAACGATTAACGACAAGACTGCAGCAAGAATCGCAGACAAACCCGATCGTTTTAAAGTATTTAAACCGCTTGTCTGATTATTTCTTTGCAGTTGCAAGAGTGGTCAATGCACGTCTTAATGTTCGTGATGTAGAGTACGAACGTAGTGCGCTCGTTTTTCGCAACGGAAAACGAAAAGAAGATAAGAGAGATACTAAGTAAGCAGGATAAGACACTAGGCTCAGCAGAGTTCCTAGTGTCTTTTTCTGTTTAGCCAGAAAAAAGAAAAGGGTAATCATACCGTGCCATGTTCTTACATAATGTAGCAATGGAGTGTATAGAGGAGTGTGAGAAGATGCGCAAAAGGTTATTGATTGCAGGATGTTTTTTGCTGTTAGGAGCATCTCCGGCTGTGGCAGAAGCACCATTGACTGCTGGGGATCATATTGGTTATCCGATGAATGCAGAAAGGGTTAAAACACCGCTTATTTGGCAGATTGAGCTTATTGATGAGCGGGATCAATCCACTGAAGTGATTGAATTAAATGAGTTTGGATATCAACCTGGAAATACGGTTCAGCGCGATGAACTGGTCGTTTTTGCCAAACAGCTTGCTGAAGCAATTGACACTCCAATGCGAAACCCGACGATAAATAAAGACGGAGTCATTACACCGGGGCAAGCGAGGGTGATTTTGGCGGAGGAAGAGTTAATAGACACCTTGTTACATGCCACATTTTTAGATAGTCAGATCCCGCTTCCTATCTATGTAACGGAGCCAACTGTATCAGAAGAGCAACTTGAGGGAATTGATTTGTATGAGATCGGCGCATTTACTACTTATTTTAACCCGAATGTAGCAGGCCGTTCTGAAAATATTAGATTGTCTGCCGGGTCAATCGAAGATTTTGTCCTTGGTCCTGGAGATCAATTTTCTTTTAATCAAGTCGTTGGAGAGCGAACGATTGAGCGTGGCTATAAGGAAGCGAAAGAAATTGTGAATAAGGAATTTGTGATGGGAGTTGGCGGAGGCATCTGTCAGACATCTTCAACCTTATATAATGCAGTAGAAGAAGCTGGTCTAGAAATGGTTGAGCGGATTACGCATTCTAAAGACATAGGCTACGTTCCGGCCGGGCGTGATGCGACAGTATCTTGGGGAGGGCCTGACTTTAAATTTAAAAATCCGCACACTCATCCTGTGATCATACGCACGGAAGTTTCTCTTGAGCGAGGAGAGATCACGGTCAGTGTTCATTCCAATCAGCGTGTTACACCTTCAAGCTAAGCTCTTATGCTTAGCTTTTTTTGGTTTGGCTGGCAGACCATATTTGATTTTCCGCATAATTCACACCTAACCATTTCATACTAATACTAATTAGGTAGGAGGAGGTGGATAAGAGATGCTTGTTAGATGGATGAAACAACGGATGAAAAATCAACATCACCAGGAAACGGTCGAAGACGTATATACAATGCTCACTAAATCAAGTGACTTTTCTCAGTATGAACGCGAGCAAAATCAACGCACATATGAAATTAGTTATTTTCAGACATTAATTGATATTGATCGCTTGCATCGTGATATCTTACTCCACCTAGAAAAAGCAGAATCAGAAGATTTAGCAGCGCTCATTGAGCCTGTACCTATCCAAAATAAACTTATTACAACAAAAGCCCAAGATGTTCGCGATAAAGTCATGGAAGGGTTTATCGCTATTCGTGATAAGAATGACCCTTTTACTGTAGCTCTCATTGAAGCAGGGCTTGCAAGTGATCGTGAAGTAACAACCCCAGAGGTTGAGTTCAGCGTATCAGGACCCCAAGAAGCATTCATCGAATCAATTGATACAAATATTAACTTAATTCGAAAACGATTACCGCTTCCTCAGCTGCAAGTGAAGGAACTGACTTTAGGGAAGCTGACAAAAACGAGAGTAGCGGTTATGTATGTGGAAGGGCTAGTTGATCAAGCAAATTTAGAGACGATGCTCCAGAGACTAAATGATATCGAATATGATCAAGTGTTTGATTCGAGCAGTCTTGCTCAAATGATTACAGATAAAACAATGTCGATATTTCCTCAGCTTATTAATACTGAGCGTCCTGAGCGAGTATCTGCTGTGCTTGCTGAGGGTAAAGTAGCCTTTTTATGTGATGGTTCGCCTGAAGGTGTCTTTGGACCAGTTACCTTAGTTGAGTTCTTCTCTTCCTTAGAAGACTATTACCTTCCATGGCAGATTGCTTCTTCCGTACGTCTGTTGCGATTTATTTCAGTAGCATTTTCTATTTTAGCTACCCCTGTTTATGTTGCTGTCTTAACGTATCATTACGAACTCATTCCAAAAGATCTGTTGGCAACCATTATGGCGTCAAGGAGTAATATTCCTTTTCCTCCGTTAATTGAGGCCATCTTTTTAGAGATGACGATTGAACTTTTACGTGAAGCGGGGGCTAGACTCCCAACGAAAGTCGGTCAGACAATCGGTATCGTAGGAGGGATTGTCATCGGACAAGCCTCAGTTGAAGCTGGTTTAACGAGTAACGTTCTCCTGATTATTGTCGCTTTAGCAGCACTTGCATCATTTACTACACCAGTTTATCAAATGGGCAATACGATTCGTTTGATTCGCTTTCCATTTATTATTTCAGCGGCTTTATTAGGCGGAGTCGGTGTTGCCTTTTGCGGCTTGTATACATTAGCCCATCTTCTTCATCTAACCTCGTTAGGAAGACCTTATTTATCACCGCTCTTCCCGCCGAGAATAAAAGATTGGAAGGACGCATTTATCAGAATGCCTTTTAATTATATGTCTGAGCGACCTGTTTACTTAAGGCCAAGAGATAAAGGGAGATTCAACTTTAAAAGAGCCATGGAAAAGCACGATATAGATGAATAACATTTAGATGAATAAAAGGGTATGTAGTATGGGGGTGATAGTATGGGCAAGCCGATCAAAGAACAGTATCTGGTGTCAGGCTTTTTAGTCTTCTTTTTGATTCACGGAATGCAGATTGGAATCGGTATTTTAGGGTTTCAGCGCGGTGTGGTCAAAGAGGCAGGGTATGATGCGTGGATTTCTGTCATTGGTGCAGGCATTTTTGTACACTTGATTATCTTTTGTATTTACTTATTAGCGAAGCGGTCTAATGGAGACCTGATATTGATTCACCAAGAGCTGTTTGGTAAATGGATAGGGAATATTCTCAGTTTTTTTGTATGTATTTATTTTGTCTGCTTAGCGTCGATTGTCATGCGTGCTTATATTGAAATTATCCAAGTATGGATGTTTATTGACCTGCCGACTTGGGTGATGGCCTTGATTGGATTTGGCCTATTCTATTATGTCGTAGCTGGGGGCTTTCGTTCTGTTGTCGGCTTGACATTCTTAGGTGTCATTATTCCCATCCCTCTATTTTTAATTTTATTAATGCCGCTTGAGTTTGCCCATTTCATTAATTTAGTTCCAGTATTGAAGCATACCATAGTGGAACTTGCTTTAGGTGCAAAAGAAACGACATTAAGTTTTTTAGGCTTTGAGATATTGCTTTTATATTACCCTTTTCTAAAGAACAGGGAATTCTCACAAAAGTGGGCACAGCTCGGAGCGTTTGCGACAACTTTTATCTATACCATCATCATGCTGATCAGTTTGGCTTTTTATTCGGAGGAACAATTAAATAAAACGATATGGGCGACACTCAGTCTGTTTAAAGTTGTACAGCTGCCGTTTCTTGAGAGGTTTGAATACATTGGGGTCGCTCTTTGGGTCTTGTTTATTGCTCCTAATATTGCTCTCGCACTGTGGGCAGCAAGCAGAGGGGCGAAACGAATTTTTCATATGAACCAGCGTGTCGCTTTGTTTATTTCATTAGTATTAGTGTCATTTATTATGATCTCTTTGCCTACTCGTCAAGAAATCAGTATCTTTGCCGACTGGGTCAGTACGTTTGGCTTCTATTTTGTCTTTGCCTATATTCCATTACTTGTTATTATTCAAACGATTGTTATGAAAGTGAAAAAAGGGAGGGGAGATCATGAGAAAACGACTTCTATGTAACCTGTTTCTCTTGCTCTTCATCCTCTCAGGCTGTATTGAAACGAGGATTATTGATGAAATTGCCGTAATACGTACGGTCGCTTTTGATACGGACGGGGAGCAAAATCTCTCAATGACAGTTAGTTTTCCTATTTTTCTTGAACAAGGACAGGAAAATATTCAAGAAAGAGATATTATTACAGCCGACGCTGAAACGGTAAAAGGGGCGAGGATCTTATTAACCGAGAAATCTCAGAAGCCTCTTGAATTTGGACAGCTGAATGTAGTGTTGATTGGGGAAGAGCTTGCCACAAAAGGAGTAGAAGAGGCTATTGATTCTCTATACAGGGATGCTTCAGTAGGTAATCGAATTACATTGGCTTTAGTTAAAGGCAGGGCACAAGATATCGTAGAAGCAAATTTAGGCGGGGGAGAACAGACAGGAGTTTATTTATCTGATCTAGTTCAGCAGAATATGGAGACAAACACAATCCCAGCAACGAACATGCACGAATTTCTGTTTAGTTTATATAATGACGCGAGGGACCCTTTCTTACCCGTTTTAGCTATTGAAAATGATCGAGTTGGAATAACCGGTACAGCTCTTTTTAAAGATGATAAATATATACGTACTCTTACTTTAGATGATTCATTCATCTTAAAATTAATGACGACACCGACGAAAAGAGTGTCAAGACAATTTTATGTACAAACAGGAGATCAACAAGCTGTTGTTGTACTAGAAAAGATTTTCAGCAACCGAAAACGCTCAATTGATAAAACAGGACCTTATCCAAAATATACAATTGAGATTGATTTACAGGCAGAGATTATTGATTATACCGGAAAAATGAATTTGGATGAGGATGATTTAATCGCAGATATTGAAACCCAAATTGAAGAGAAAATATCTACAAGAGGAAAAGCACTGCTCGAACAGTTTCGAGATGAAGGGGTGGACCCTGTCGCAGTTGGTGAGAAATTTCGAAGTACAACACGTGACTGGAAACCAGAACAATGGGAGACGGAGATTTATCAAACGATGGAATTTGATGTAAAGACGAATGTCGAGATCCTTAGTTCCGGTGCGATTGAGTAAGAGCTAGACATGAATCAATGTAGAATAAAAAAACGGATAAAATGGCGGCATAAAATAATTGAAGCGAGCATAAACTAATAAAGGTTTGAACAAAATGAAGGTATCATACATTCGTTGCAGTGCATGTATGATCCTTTTTCATGAGGTAAGGAGGAAGAAATGATCGATATTATTAAGCGTTTTTGTATTGCAGTAGCATTAGGGTTATGTATAGGGATTTTATTTTTAGGAACACAAACAGCTAAGGCAGAAGAAAAAAATAATGTATTGAAAGTAGATGAACAATCGCTCATTTGGCCTACGGTAGGTGAAGTTTCAGACACTTTTGGAACACGAGAAGGAAAACATTTCGGCATTGATATTGCTGCGGTAGAAGGGACACCGGTCGTCTCGGCAGCTGACGGCATGGTAAGTAAATCGTATTATTCTGATACATATGGAGAAGTCGTCTTTATTGAACATGAAAATGGATATGAAACGGTCTATGCTCATTTGCATGACCGGTTTGTTTCGGAGGGACAAGCTATAGAGGGTGGATCACAGCTTGGGACTGTCGGTAATACCGGAAGATCTCAGGGAAATCACTTGCATTTTGAAGTGCATGACGGAAGCTGGAATATTGATAAATCAGAAGCGATAGATCCTTTATTCGTCTTATCTGAAAAAGATTCGGACCGGTATGCAGCCTTGTCATTAGATTCTGCTTATGAAAATGATACAGAAGATTCTGAGGCTGTTTATGTTATGAGCAATCTACATGCAATGGGAAAAGCGGGTGATCAAGAAAGAAATGTTGTAGGACAACCAGTGAAGATGGTTGAGAGCGGGGACACATTATGGTCGATCAGTCAGCTGTATGATACATCTATTGAAGAGTTAATGGAGTGGAACGGGTTATCTGATGAGGCTATTATAGTAGGTGACTTATTGATTGTTGATCAATAAATATATGGAAGTAATAAGCGTGCCTACGTTAGGCACGCTTATTTTTATACAAAGAGTTATTAGAAGAGTTACTAGAAGATTTACTTAAGATTTACTTTATGAAGAGCTCTGTAAAAAGAGAAAAGCATATGGTAGAATAATGTCTATGAAACTTGGAAAAGGTAGAAGGTTGTGGACATGAAGGAACGAGTTATAGTTAGTACTGAACTTTTTCAGTGGTTAAATCAACAAACGGATCTAACGTCCAATCAAGTGGATCTTGTAGATGGTTTTGTATTCATGCTTCAAAAAATGAATAAACACGGTTCTATTCGCTTAATAGGTGAACGTAAGGTACATCCAAGGTTTTGGAGGACTCACGATAAGACATTTGGATACAGGCTTATGGGAAAAAAGAAAAAAACACAGATTGCTCTTTTATATCAATTTTATGTAGATGTCGCTTTTGCGGAAGGACTTGTGTTTACAGAGGATGAAGCAATACAGCTGACAGACCGGGGGAAGATCTATTTAAAAATGCACCGAGAAGACCAGCTAGAAACGCTATTTCAACATATTTGGTAATGTGTGAAGGTGTCAGAATTTTTGAGAATTTGATACATTTTGGTTTGGGGTTTGATACAATAAAAAGGACTATACATAACTTGTCTGGAGGCTGAAAATGAAGACTGATTATCATAATCACCTGGAAAAAGGTGAACTTACACTTGACTATTTGAAGCAGTTTACCGATCAAGCGAAAGCAAAGGATATCGAACATTTCGGTATTTCTGAACATGCTTATCATTTCTACCAAACAAAAGATATTTTAAGTAATCCATGGGTTGATGCTAGAAGATACTATGACATGGAGGATTATGTTTCTCTTTTTCATCAGGCATGGGATGCCAATATTGATGTGAAAATGTCCATTGAGATGGATTATACTCCCGGAAACCACCAAGAAATGAAGCATTTTATTGAGCAATATGATTTTGATTACGTGATTGGAAGTATTCACTGGGTTGGAGATTTTGGCATTGACTTAGCTGAGTTTAGAGCCGAGTGGGATAAACGAGATTTATATGATACATATCGAGGGTATTACGACCAAGTTATTACATTAGCTGAGTCAAATTTATTTGATATCGTTGGGCATCTTGATTTGGTGAAGATATTTAAATATGTGCCAGAGGATGAATCGTT carries:
- a CDS encoding bifunctional adenosylcobinamide kinase/adenosylcobinamide-phosphate guanylyltransferase, producing MKTQISHIEASEYSEITWYNGYTSNIAGEDIIRSEGISIIFGLEHVIEQVLEQDVDHSRGLFRQWLQRLIEWENSSHQNKLYLIGCDIGKGIVPIDSRHRSLRDLVGWCYQDIVERADRVDVIWYGINQRLK
- a CDS encoding Ger(x)C family spore germination protein, with translation MRKRLLCNLFLLLFILSGCIETRIIDEIAVIRTVAFDTDGEQNLSMTVSFPIFLEQGQENIQERDIITADAETVKGARILLTEKSQKPLEFGQLNVVLIGEELATKGVEEAIDSLYRDASVGNRITLALVKGRAQDIVEANLGGGEQTGVYLSDLVQQNMETNTIPATNMHEFLFSLYNDARDPFLPVLAIENDRVGITGTALFKDDKYIRTLTLDDSFILKLMTTPTKRVSRQFYVQTGDQQAVVVLEKIFSNRKRSIDKTGPYPKYTIEIDLQAEIIDYTGKMNLDEDDLIADIETQIEEKISTRGKALLEQFRDEGVDPVAVGEKFRSTTRDWKPEQWETEIYQTMEFDVKTNVEILSSGAIE
- a CDS encoding histidinol-phosphatase, whose product is MKTDYHNHLEKGELTLDYLKQFTDQAKAKDIEHFGISEHAYHFYQTKDILSNPWVDARRYYDMEDYVSLFHQAWDANIDVKMSIEMDYTPGNHQEMKHFIEQYDFDYVIGSIHWVGDFGIDLAEFRAEWDKRDLYDTYRGYYDQVITLAESNLFDIVGHLDLVKIFKYVPEDESFLLEQYDRATTALANSKTCVEISTAGLRKPVGELYPDPRLLKMCYDKKIPIVLSSDAHEPDHVGADFDQAIDFAKSAGYTSLMTFEKGKRKEVPLG
- a CDS encoding cob(I)yrinic acid a,c-diamide adenosyltransferase; this encodes MKLYTRTGDEGKTSVIGGRLFKDDIRVEAYGTTDELNSFIGQAVTQLDQELFADIVGELEKIQHELFDCGGDLAMVKVSDDRPYKAKQEIVDFLEERIDEYIKEAPELERFILPGGSLAAATLHICRTVTRRAERLTTRLQQESQTNPIVLKYLNRLSDYFFAVARVVNARLNVRDVEYERSALVFRNGKRKEDKRDTK
- a CDS encoding GerAB/ArcD/ProY family transporter, which encodes MGKPIKEQYLVSGFLVFFLIHGMQIGIGILGFQRGVVKEAGYDAWISVIGAGIFVHLIIFCIYLLAKRSNGDLILIHQELFGKWIGNILSFFVCIYFVCLASIVMRAYIEIIQVWMFIDLPTWVMALIGFGLFYYVVAGGFRSVVGLTFLGVIIPIPLFLILLMPLEFAHFINLVPVLKHTIVELALGAKETTLSFLGFEILLLYYPFLKNREFSQKWAQLGAFATTFIYTIIMLISLAFYSEEQLNKTIWATLSLFKVVQLPFLERFEYIGVALWVLFIAPNIALALWAASRGAKRIFHMNQRVALFISLVLVSFIMISLPTRQEISIFADWVSTFGFYFVFAYIPLLVIIQTIVMKVKKGRGDHEKTTSM
- a CDS encoding spore germination protein: MLVRWMKQRMKNQHHQETVEDVYTMLTKSSDFSQYEREQNQRTYEISYFQTLIDIDRLHRDILLHLEKAESEDLAALIEPVPIQNKLITTKAQDVRDKVMEGFIAIRDKNDPFTVALIEAGLASDREVTTPEVEFSVSGPQEAFIESIDTNINLIRKRLPLPQLQVKELTLGKLTKTRVAVMYVEGLVDQANLETMLQRLNDIEYDQVFDSSSLAQMITDKTMSIFPQLINTERPERVSAVLAEGKVAFLCDGSPEGVFGPVTLVEFFSSLEDYYLPWQIASSVRLLRFISVAFSILATPVYVAVLTYHYELIPKDLLATIMASRSNIPFPPLIEAIFLEMTIELLREAGARLPTKVGQTIGIVGGIVIGQASVEAGLTSNVLLIIVALAALASFTTPVYQMGNTIRLIRFPFIISAALLGGVGVAFCGLYTLAHLLHLTSLGRPYLSPLFPPRIKDWKDAFIRMPFNYMSERPVYLRPRDKGRFNFKRAMEKHDIDE
- a CDS encoding peptidoglycan DD-metalloendopeptidase family protein, yielding MIDIIKRFCIAVALGLCIGILFLGTQTAKAEEKNNVLKVDEQSLIWPTVGEVSDTFGTREGKHFGIDIAAVEGTPVVSAADGMVSKSYYSDTYGEVVFIEHENGYETVYAHLHDRFVSEGQAIEGGSQLGTVGNTGRSQGNHLHFEVHDGSWNIDKSEAIDPLFVLSEKDSDRYAALSLDSAYENDTEDSEAVYVMSNLHAMGKAGDQERNVVGQPVKMVESGDTLWSISQLYDTSIEELMEWNGLSDEAIIVGDLLIVDQ
- a CDS encoding histidine phosphatase family protein, with protein sequence MGGTVCVVLIRHGLTSYNKEKRYLGHTNLSLLEKERSRLDSLKSWCEKMKLDQLYSSDLTRCIETSSLLFPDENPVLMSSLREYDFGDWEGKQYRDLADLPHYQNWIANPRTITPPNGECFQDFTNRIEQGFNQLLNDASRNKHSTVVCVTHGGVIRYLLSEYAPNLMPFNEWTADIGKAYKLTGDIVDVRRGQRFSLLQVVPSVVKTNG
- a CDS encoding VanW family protein; its protein translation is MRKRLLIAGCFLLLGASPAVAEAPLTAGDHIGYPMNAERVKTPLIWQIELIDERDQSTEVIELNEFGYQPGNTVQRDELVVFAKQLAEAIDTPMRNPTINKDGVITPGQARVILAEEELIDTLLHATFLDSQIPLPIYVTEPTVSEEQLEGIDLYEIGAFTTYFNPNVAGRSENIRLSAGSIEDFVLGPGDQFSFNQVVGERTIERGYKEAKEIVNKEFVMGVGGGICQTSSTLYNAVEEAGLEMVERITHSKDIGYVPAGRDATVSWGGPDFKFKNPHTHPVIIRTEVSLERGEITVSVHSNQRVTPSS